The Magnolia sinica isolate HGM2019 chromosome 9, MsV1, whole genome shotgun sequence genome contains a region encoding:
- the LOC131255339 gene encoding probable disease resistance protein At1g58602, whose product MAEIAVQFVIQKLLDFLTNQAYFLEGVHERVTSLEEKLEEIRDLLKHFDGKRRKNVVVKRWVGQVRDVASDAEDIIDSYIFNIAQQRGETSAGFMRILGSFSRRITDIPAICQVGKKISDIERRLSEILSNRPELGIDNISASREASSSSDQTYTWRGERASIAEEADVVGVEDETKTLVGRLIEGDARRAVISITGMGGIGKTTLAKKVYNNVDIKKNFDFHAWVSVSQEHRLTEIFLSILKSLGRNERETMAEEDLGKQLYDHLEGKKYLVVIDDIWTRDAWNGLVSAFPDMQKGSRVLLTTRNEEIAKYADAQSTPHKMHFLNESESWELFHKKALPGNLAPPCLPNLEELGGKIVAKCGGLPLAIAVIGGVLSRKEKSVNEWYKVLTSLEWHLHESEDAISGILALSYHDLPYYLKPCFLYFGAFPEDSEIRADDLIKLWIAEGFVQQRGGEELEDVAEDYLNELINRSMIQVARRKSNGTVERCRIHDLLRDLSISEGKEERFLDVHGNIAPTSQTMARRLAITSGGISKSLSLYRSTLHLRSLLHFGGISETLEKPQLKILLGAFKLLRVIDLQNVLLSSLQDEIGYMIHLRYLRLKVIQILPSTITRLSNLQTLDLHCPEFNMQPDDIWKMEQIRHLLLPWGCSISKRTPLHHLSNLQTLKVAKADSWIEAGLEKLTNLRDLELHDLEMASSHSVCKLVRLRTLSLITRSGCSIPIFESFSNHQHLYKMTLSGRLEKFLDLHEFPPNLTELHLIGSQIQQDPMGTLEKLPNLRILRLRQHHTSAIRMSKEVQAYMGKEMVCSAGGFLQLESLSIHAAELKEWRVEEGAMPNLKFLEMLGCKRLKMIPDGLQHVTTLKELKLTMIAEELTERVGENEGEDWYKIRHIPSLIIY is encoded by the coding sequence atGGCTGAGATTGCTGTTCAGTTCGTCATACAAAAATTGCTCGATTTTCTAACAAATCAAGCATATTTCCTTGAAGGAGTACATGAGCGGGTCACATCTCTTGAAGAAAAACTTGAAGAAATACGTGACTTACTAAAGCACTTCGATGGGAAGCGCAGAAAAAATGTTGTGGTTAAGCGTTGGGTGGGCCAAGTAAGAGACGTAGCCTCTGATGCTGAGGACATCATCGACTCCTACATCTTTAACATTGCACAACAGCGAGGAGAGACAAGTGCTGGATTCATGAGAATCCTAGGAAGTTTTTCTCGTCGCATCACAGATATCCCAGCCATCTGCCAGGTTGGAAAGAAGATCAGTGACATAGAAAGAAGGCTCAGTGAGATCTTGTCCAACAGACCAGAGCTCGGCATCGACAATATATCAGCATCCAGagaagcttcatcttcttcagaTCAAACCTATACATGGAGGGGGGAGAGGGCTTCCATCGCAGAGGAAGCCGATGTGGTTGGTGTTGAAGATGAGACAAAGACACTGGTGGGGCGGCTGATTGAAGGAGATGCGCGGCGTGCTGTCATTTCGATCACTGGTATGGGAGGAATAGGTAAGACCACTCTCGCTAAGAAAGTTTACAATAACGTCGATATAAAGAAGAATTTCGATTTTCATGCCTGGGTGTCTGTGTCTCAAGAACATCGACTGACAGAGATTTTCCTGAGCATTCTAAAATCTCTGGGAAGAAATGAAAGGGAGACGATGGCTGAGGAAGATTTGGGTAAGCAGCTCTATGATCATTTGGAAGGGAAGAAATATCTGGTGGTAATTGATGATATATGGACGAGAGACGCTTGGAACGGTTTGGTCTCTGCATTTCCAGACATGCAAAAGGGCAGCAGGGTGCTGCTCACCACTCGCAATGAAGAGATAGCTAAGTATGCCGATGCACAGAGCACGCCCCATAAAATGCATTTTCTTAATGAAAGTGAGAGCTGGGAATTATTCCATAAAAAAGCACTTCCAGGAAATCTTGCTCCTCCATGCCTTCCAAATCTGGAGGAGCTGGGGGGAAAGATTGTTGCAAAATGTGGTGGTTTACCTCTAGCTATTGCAGTAATAGGAGGCGTCCTATCAAGGAAAGAGAAATCAGTGAATGAGTGGTACAAAGTGCTTACAAGTCTCGAATGGCATCTACATGAAAGCGAAGATGCGATCTCGGGCATATTGGCCCTGAGCTACCATGACTTGCCCTATTACTTGAAGCCCTGCTTtctttattttggagcttttcctGAAGACTCTGAAATTAGAGCGGACGACTTGATCAAGTTGTGGATAGCAGAAGGGTTCGTGCAGCAAAGAGGAGGAGAAGAACTGGAGGATGTTGCAGAAGACTACCTCAATGAGCTCATCAATCGAAGCATGATTCAGGTGGCAAGAAGGAAGAGCAATGGAACGGTTGAAAGATGTCGTATTCATGATCTTCTACGCGACCTCTCAATATCAGAAGGCAAGGAGGAGAGATTTCTGGATGTGCATGGGAACATAGCGCCTACATCACAGACCATGGCACGCAGACTTGCAATTACTTCTGGTGGCATCAGTAAGTCTCTCTCCCTTTACCGCTCCACTTTACACCTTCGCTCTTTGTTGCACTTCGGTGGAATCAGTGAAACGCTGGAGAAACCGCAGTTGAAAATCCTATTAGGAGCTTTCAAATTGCTTAGGGTGATAGATCTCCAAAATGTACTACTCTCTAGTCTCCAAGATGAAATTGggtatatgatccacttgaggtaCTTACGTCTCAAGGTAATTCAAATTCTACCATCCACTATAACCCGCTTGTCCAATTTACAAACACTTGATCTACACTGTCCGGAGTTCAACATGCAGCCGGATGATATTTGGAAGATGGAACAGATACGACACCTACTGCTACCTTGGGGATGTTCAATCAGCAAACGCACGCCACTCCATCACCTAAGCAATCTCCAGACTCTAAAGGTAGCAAAGGCAGACAGCTGGATAGAAGCTGGGTTAGAGAAACTGACCAATTTGAGAGATTTGGAATTGCATGATCTGGAAATGGCATCATCCCATTCCGTTTGTAAATTGGTTCGCCTCAGAACATTATCGCTAATCACAAGATCTGGATGTTCGATTCCAATTTTTGAGTCCTTCTCAAATCATCAGCATCTATATAAGATGACATTGTCCGGACGCTTAGAGAAATTTCTGGATCTGCATGAATTCCCACCTAACCTCACCGAGCTACACTTGATTGGGTCCCAAATACAGCAAGATCCAATGGGAACGCTGGAGAAGCTGCCGAACCTACGGATTCTCAGATTACGCCAACATCACACCAGCGCTATCCGGATGAGTAAAGAAGTGCAAGCTTACATGGGAAAGGAAATGGTTTGCTCCGCCGGAGGGTTTCTGCAGCTCGAAAGTTTGAGTATCCATGCAGCTGAATTAAAGGAGTGGAGAGTGGAGGAAGGAGCGATGCCGAATCTTAAATTTCTAGAAATGTTAGGATGTAAAAGATTAAAAATGATTCCTGATGGATTGCAACATGTAACCACCCTCAAAGAATTGAAGTTGACGATGATTGCCGAAGAACTCACAGAAAGGGTGGGAGAGAACGAGGGAGAGGACTGGTATAAGATCCGACACATACCGTCTCTTATTATCTACTGA